GTGCACCTCGCCGTGGCGCAGCAGGTGGACGATCGTGTCGGGGGTGCCGGGCATCGCTCAGGACCTTCCAGTCGCTGCGGCCGCGCGGGCGGCCTCGGGCAGGGCGTCGAGCACGGTCTGGACGGCGCGCTCGTCGTGCGCGGCGGAGAGGAACCACGCCTCGTAGGCCGAGGGCGGCAGGTAGACGCCGCGCTCGAGCATGGCGTGGAAGAAGGCGCCGTAGGCGGCGGTGTCGGTGCGCGAGGCGTCGTCGAAGTCACGGACCGCGCCCTCGGCGAAGAACACCGAGAACATGGTGCCGGTCGACTGGATCGTGTGGGCGACGCCCGCAGCGGTCAGGGCCTCGGCGGCAGCGGCCTTGATCGTCTCGCCGGCGCGGGTCAGGTGGTCGTAGACCTCCGGGGTCGCCAGGCGCAGCGTGGTGAGACCGGCGGTCGTCGCGATCGGGTTCCCCGACAGGGTGCCGGCCTGGTAGACCGGCCCCTCCGGCGAGAGGTGGCCCATCACGTCCGCGCGGCCCCCGAACGCGGCGGCGGGGAAGCCGCCGCCCATCACCTTGCCGAAGGTGACCAGGTCGGGACGCCAGCCCTCGAGGGCGCCGTCGAGGCCCCACTGGCCCTGCCGCGAGGCCCGGAAGCCGGTCATCACCTCGTCGCTGACGAACAGGGCGCCGTGGCGGGTGCAGGTGGCGGCGAGGAACTCGTTGAAGCCCGGCTCGGGCGGCACGACGCCCATGTTGCCGGGAGCGGCCTCGGTGACCAGGCAGGCGATGCGGTCGCCGTGCTCGGCGAACACCGCCTCGACCGCGGCCCGGTCGTTGTAGGGCAGCACCAGGGTCAGCTCGGTCGAGGAGGCCGGGACGCCGGGGGTCCCGGGCACGGCGAAGGTGGCCAGGCCCGAGCCGGCCGAGGCCAGCAGCGCGTCGACGTGGCCGTGGTAGCAGCCGGCGAACTTCACCACGACGTCACGACCGGTGAATCCGCGCGCCAGGCGGATCGCCGACATCGTCGCCTCGGTGCCCGAGGACACGAAGCGCACCTTCTCGACCGACGTGCGGGAGACGATCTCCTCGGCCAGCTCGACCTCCGGCTCGGTCGGGGTGCCGTACGACGTCCCCCGCGCGACCGCCGCCTGCACGGCCTCGAGGACCTCGGGGTGCGCGTGGCCCAGCAGCATCGGGCCCCACGAGCAGATGAGGTCGACGTACTCGTTGCCGTCGACGTCGCGCAGCCAGGCGCCCTGGGCGGAGCGGATGAAGCGCGGGGTGCCGCCCACGGCGTTGAAGGCGCGGACCGGTGAGTTCACCCCGCCCGGGGTCACGGCTCGGGCCCGGTCGAAGAGGGCCGCCGAAGCGTCGGTCTGCAGCAGGGCGTCACGGGGGCTCACTCCTCCATTGTCACCGAGGGGGAAAACGACTTCACGCCGGCACCGGAGGACCCGGGTGGCGGGTGGCCCAGACCACGACCCCGTCCCGACGTTTACCCGCCCTGACCTGGGGGCATCGTGGTGACCTGGGCCACAGGGCCGGTGGTGATGAGCTGTCGCGATCGAGCCCGGACGTAACGTCGGTATGGGAGGATCGTTATGTCGGTCACAGGTGCTTGAGGGAGCACGGTCCGACCAGATGATCCACAGGGGAGAGACTCGTATGTCCGCACAGCGTTTGGGACGCCTGCAGAAGGTGACGGCCCTCGTGCCGCTCGGCCTGTTGTCGGCCGCAGTGACCGCCAGCCTCGTCGGGGCCTCCCCGGCGACGCTGAACGCCTCCGAGGACATCGGGACCCCGACCCAGGTGCCCGCCCTGCCGGACGGCTCGAGCGTGCCCACCGAGGCCATCGAGGCCCCGGCCAGCGTCTCCAGCGGCGACGTCGTGGCGGCGGGCCTGCGCGGGAAGAACGCCCAGCGCGTGGTGGCCACGGCCTCCAACTCCGACATCCCCTCCGCAGCGCTGGCCGCCTACCAGCGCGCCGAGACGGTCATCAACGAGGCCGACAAGTCCTGCAACATCACCTGGCAGCTCATCGGCGCCATCGGCCGGGTGGAGTCCGACCACGGCCGCTACGGCGGCAACGTGCTCGACGACGACGGCGTGGCCAGCCCCGGCATCTACGGCATCGCGCTCAACGGCAAGCGCGGCACCGCGCTGATCCGCGACACCGACGCCGGCCAGTTCGACAACGACACGGTCTTCGACCGCGCCATCGGCCCCATGCAGTTCATCCCCTCGACCTGGTCGGTCGTCGGCGTGGACGCGGACGGCGACGGCCAGCGCAACCCGCAGGACATCGACGACGCCGCGCTCGGCACCGCCGTCTACCTCTGCTCCGGCGACGACGACCTCGCCACCACGGCCGGCCAGGAGAAGGCGGTCTACCGCTACAACAACTCCAGCGAGTACGTCGACCTGGTGCTCTCGATCATGGACGCCTACATGTCCGGCGACTACACCTCCGTGCCCACCAACACGCTGGCCGCCGGCACCATCGCCCCGGACCCCAGCTACCAGCCGCCGAAGCAGAACGGCCCGGCGGGCTCGCCGCAGCAACCGAACCAGCAGCAGCCGAACCAGCAGGCGACCCCCGCCCCGAGCCAGCCCGCCCCGAGCGAGCCGCAGCCGGAGCCCGAGTCGCCGGCCAACCCGGCTCCCGGCGGCGGCGGCGGCGGCTCCGCCGGCGGCCTGGGCGTCCCCGGTGCCCCGACCCCGACCCTGCCGAGCCTGCCCTCGACCAGCGTGTCGGTCGTCGACGAGACGCTCAGCTTCGCCCAGGCGGTGCTGCAGTGCACGCTCGACGGCTACGTCGACAACATCCTCAACAGCAACGACCCCTTCGACAAGTGCGTCAAGGGCTACATGGGCAAGTAGCCCCCGCTCGAGACGAGGAAGCCCCGACCGGACTCCGGTCGGGGCTTCCTGTCGTCGGGCCGGTCGGGCTCCCGCCGGCCGGCGCGCTCAGGCGCGCAGCAGGCGGGCGGCCTCGGCGGCCCAGTACGTCAGGATCACGTCGGCCCCGGCACGGTGGATCGAGCCCAGGGTCTCCAGGATCGCCGGCTCCCGGTCGATCCAGCCGTTCGCGGCGGCCGCCTCGACCATCGCGTACTCCCCGGAGATGTTGTAGGCCGCGACCGGGACGTCCACGGCGTCACGCACGCGGCGTACGACGTCGAGGTAGGCGAGGGCGGGCTTGACCATCACGATGTCGGCCCCCTCGGCGACGTCGAGCAGCGCCTCGCGCACGCCCTCCACGGCGTTGGCGGGGTCCTGCTGGTAGGTGCGCCGGTCGCCCTCCAGGCAGGAGTCGACGGCCTCGCGGAAGGGCCCGTAGAACGCCGAGGCGTACTTCGCGGAGTAGGCCAGGATCGAGACGTCGGTGTGCTCGGAGGCGTCGAGCGCCGCTCGCACCACCGCGACCTGGCCGTCCATCATCCCGCTCGGGCCGACCATGTCGACGCCGGCGTGCGCCTGGGCGCGCGCCATCTCGGCGTACGCCGCCAGGGTGCGGTCGTTGTCGACGCGCCCGTCGGGGGTGAGCAGGCCGCAGTGCCCGTGGTCGGTGAACTCGTCCAGGCAGAGGTCGCTCATCACGCTCAGCGCGTCCCCGACCTCGCCGACGACGTCGGTGATGGCCAGGTTGAGGATGCCGGCGGGGTCGATGCCCGCCGACCCGGTGGCGTCGCGGGTCTCGGGGATGCCGAAGAGCATCACCCCGCCCAGGCCGAGCTCGGCGGCCTCGGAGACCGCGGCGAGCAGGCTGGAGCGGGTGTGCTGCACGACCCCGGGCATCGAGGCGATCGGGCGCGGCTCGGTGAGCCCCTCCCGCACGAAGAGCGGCAGCACCAGCTGGCGCGGGGCCACCTGGGTCTCCGCCACCATCCGGCGCATCGCGGGCGTCGTGCGCAGCCGGCGCGGCCGCACGACCGGGCCCGTGACGGGTCCGGTCGTGCCGGCAGCGGCGAGGTCCTCGGTGTTCACGTGCGCTCCCCCGTCCTGCTCAGGACTGCGAGGTCGCGCGGCGCCGGGCCGCGGGCTTGCGCTCCGAGGGCTTGGTGACCGGCTGGCCCTCCTCGAGCATCGAGAGCCGGCGGGCGGCCCCGAAGTCGGCCAGCGCGTCGACGAGCACCTCGACGTCGGGCTTGGGCGAGAGCACGTCCACGCGCAGCCCGTGCTCCTCGGCCGTCTTGGCCGTGGCGGGTCCGATGACCGCGATGATCGTGGAGGGGTGCGGCTTGCCGGCGATGCCGACGAGGTTGCGCACCGTCGAGGACGAGGTGAACACGACCGCGTCGAACTTGCCCGACTTGATCGCGTCGCGGGTCGGCGCCGGCGGCGGGGTGGCGCGCACCGTCCGGTAGGCGGTGACGTCGTCGCACTCCCAGCCCAGGTCGATCAGGCCGGCCACGAGGTTCTCCGTCGCGATGTCGGCCCGGGGCAGGAAGACCCGGTTGATCGGGTCGAGCACGTCGTCGTACTCGGGCCAGTCGGCCAGCAGCCCGGCCGCGGACTGCTCGCCCGAGGGCACGAGGTCGGCGCGCAGGCCCCAGTCGGCGATGGCCCCGGCGGTCTTGTCACCGACGGCGGCGATCTTGAGGCCGGAGAAGGCGCGGGCGTCGAGGCCATACTCCTCGAACTTCTCGCGCACCGCCTTGACTGCGTTGACGGAGGTGAAGGCGATCCACTCGTAGCGGCCCTCGACCAGACCGTGCACGGCCTTGTCCATCTGCTGGGGGTTGCGCGGCGGCTCCACGGAGATCGTCGGGACCTCCTCGGGCACCGCGCCGTAGCCCCGCAGGCGGTTCGTGAGCGG
This Nocardioides dokdonensis FR1436 DNA region includes the following protein-coding sequences:
- the hemL gene encoding glutamate-1-semialdehyde 2,1-aminomutase; its protein translation is MSPRDALLQTDASAALFDRARAVTPGGVNSPVRAFNAVGGTPRFIRSAQGAWLRDVDGNEYVDLICSWGPMLLGHAHPEVLEAVQAAVARGTSYGTPTEPEVELAEEIVSRTSVEKVRFVSSGTEATMSAIRLARGFTGRDVVVKFAGCYHGHVDALLASAGSGLATFAVPGTPGVPASSTELTLVLPYNDRAAVEAVFAEHGDRIACLVTEAAPGNMGVVPPEPGFNEFLAATCTRHGALFVSDEVMTGFRASRQGQWGLDGALEGWRPDLVTFGKVMGGGFPAAAFGGRADVMGHLSPEGPVYQAGTLSGNPIATTAGLTTLRLATPEVYDHLTRAGETIKAAAAEALTAAGVAHTIQSTGTMFSVFFAEGAVRDFDDASRTDTAAYGAFFHAMLERGVYLPPSAYEAWFLSAAHDERAVQTVLDALPEAARAAAATGRS
- a CDS encoding lytic transglycosylase domain-containing protein is translated as MSAQRLGRLQKVTALVPLGLLSAAVTASLVGASPATLNASEDIGTPTQVPALPDGSSVPTEAIEAPASVSSGDVVAAGLRGKNAQRVVATASNSDIPSAALAAYQRAETVINEADKSCNITWQLIGAIGRVESDHGRYGGNVLDDDGVASPGIYGIALNGKRGTALIRDTDAGQFDNDTVFDRAIGPMQFIPSTWSVVGVDADGDGQRNPQDIDDAALGTAVYLCSGDDDLATTAGQEKAVYRYNNSSEYVDLVLSIMDAYMSGDYTSVPTNTLAAGTIAPDPSYQPPKQNGPAGSPQQPNQQQPNQQATPAPSQPAPSEPQPEPESPANPAPGGGGGGSAGGLGVPGAPTPTLPSLPSTSVSVVDETLSFAQAVLQCTLDGYVDNILNSNDPFDKCVKGYMGK
- the hemB gene encoding porphobilinogen synthase, whose product is MNTEDLAAAGTTGPVTGPVVRPRRLRTTPAMRRMVAETQVAPRQLVLPLFVREGLTEPRPIASMPGVVQHTRSSLLAAVSEAAELGLGGVMLFGIPETRDATGSAGIDPAGILNLAITDVVGEVGDALSVMSDLCLDEFTDHGHCGLLTPDGRVDNDRTLAAYAEMARAQAHAGVDMVGPSGMMDGQVAVVRAALDASEHTDVSILAYSAKYASAFYGPFREAVDSCLEGDRRTYQQDPANAVEGVREALLDVAEGADIVMVKPALAYLDVVRRVRDAVDVPVAAYNISGEYAMVEAAAANGWIDREPAILETLGSIHRAGADVILTYWAAEAARLLRA